The genome window GTGAAGATGTTAAAAAGAGCAAAATCAGAAGTAAAGGAGCCATCAGAATTTCTTTCAATTTCTCGGAAATTGTCAATAAGTTTCAGCAGAAAAAATTAAACTAAATTTATCTCTGCTAAAATACTATGGCTGAAACAACTGACAGCGGAAGAGATTATTCACTTGATGCATTACGGGGGTTCGCGATTCTGACCATGATATTATCCGGACGGGTCCCATGGGGCGTCCTGCCAGGATGGATGTATCATGTGCAGGTACCTCCTCCGGCGCATAAATTTGATCCCTCCATACCGGGAATCAGCTGGGTTGATCTGGTATTTCCCTTCTTTCTTTTTTCTATGGGAGCTGCCTTTCCTTTTGCTCTTTCAAAAAAGCTGGAGAAAGCAAAATCAGCATGGAATCTTATGTCGGGTGTTCTCTGGAGGGGTGTGCTGCTCATGTTCTTTGCGCTGGTGATATTTCATATAAGGCCTCATATACTTCACAAAACGGAAACCACCGCCACATATATTCTGGCAATCTCCCTTTTTGCGCTCCTCTTTTTGATTTTCCTGCGTTATCCGTCCGGCTGGAGCAAAACGATAGTTTATACTCTCAAAAGCATCTCAGCAGTAATTCTGATACTGTTTCTGGCACTCTTCACATTTTCAAACGGTGAGGGATTCAGTTTCAGGAAATATGATATCATCATTCTGGTTCTTTCGAATGTTGCCGTAGCCGGTTCGGTTATCTGGATATTCACGCGCGCAAACCTGATGAGCAAACTCTTCATCATGGCAGTATTGCTTGGGATACGGCTGGGTTTTAACACGGAGGGGAGCTGGATCGCCCTTGCCGGAAAAGAGTGGCCCGGCTATCTGCTGTTTCAGCTAACTTTTCTGAAGTATCTTTTCATAATTATTCCCGGAATGATTGCCGGTGATATATTATATACACAGAGCAAAGCAAAAACTGTGCCTGAGGAAAAACTGTCTGCGGGCTTAGTAATGATTCTTATCATCTCAGCTTTCGGACTAATACTCATTTCACTCATCGGACTCTACATCAGAGAGGTTTTTCTTACAGTTCTGCTTTCTGCACTGGTGCTTGCAGGTATGTATGCACTTCTGAAGAATTCGGGAGAATATCTGACACAGAAATATCTCCGGTTATTCCTTTGGGGAGCGGCGTGGATTATGGTCGGACTGGTTTTTGAGCCATTTGAAGGGGGGATAAAGAAAGATCCCTCTACAATGAGCTATTATCTCCTGACCTCCGGACTGGCAATCATGATGCTGATCGGGTTTTCTCTGCTATTTAACCATCTGCATCTCACAAAATATTTCTCACTGCTTATTGATTCCGGTAAAAACCCGATGCTTGCTTATGCGGCAGGAACAAATCTGCTCACACCGCTTGTCATGCTGACAGGAATTCAGCCGCTTTTAATTGAACTTCTGCCTGGTATGTGGCCCGGGGTTCTGCGCGGCATCATACTAACACTCCTTCTCGCCCTTATGGTAATGTTCTTCACCAGAAAAAATTTATTCTGGAGAACCTGATCTCATGTATAATCATTCTAAAATAAGGAGCATGGAATGCCTATTTTAAAAGATTTTGTTACCATCCCGGATATTTTTTATTATCTGACTGAAGAATATGGTAAAACAACGGCCAAGCCGCTTATGTACCATAAATCGGAAAACAAGTGGGTTTCTATCTCCTATCCGGAGTTTAAGGAGTCAACTCATCAGTTAAGCGCCGGACTTTCTTCTCTCGGGGTTAAACGTGGTGACAAAGTTGCACTCATTGCGGAAAACGGCCCGAAATGGATATTTTCCGATTTAGCTATTCTTTCGTTAGGGGCGGTTAATGTGCCTCTCTACCCTTCTCTTACCGCTGATAATATTGAATATATCCTGAATAATTCCGAGACCGTAGGTATTATAGTTTCGAACAAGTTTCAGCTAACTAAAGTACTCAAAATAAAAGATAAGTGTAAACATCTGCGGTTTATTATTGTGATGGTTGATCAGGATGCTGTTGCCGGTGACCCGATGATTTATAGTTTCACCAATGTTCAGAAGCGGGGTGAAAAATTCCTCAGGGAAAACCCGAAACTGATCTATGATGCAATCAGTCTCTGCCGGCCTGATGATCTCTGCACAATAATATATACTTCCGGAACCACGGGTGAACCGAAAGGAGTAATGCTCACCCACAAAAATATTATTTCCAATGTTAACGCTGCACTTAAATGCTTCCCGATAGGCGAAACTGATACATTCCTTTCCTTTCTTCCCCTCTGTCATATTTTTGAACGAATGGCAGGATATTATACCGTTTTTGCCTCCGGAAGCACTGTTTACTTTGCGCAGAGCATTGAAAGCGTGGCATCAGATCTGATGGAGGTGAAACCAACTATTATGACCGCAGTTCCACGGCTATTTGAACGGATTTATTCAAAAGTGCTGAAAAACATACAGTCACAGCCGCAAAAGAAACAGAAGATTTTTGAGTGGGCTGTTGAAACCGGAAAAAGTTACTGCGAACAAAAACGTAATGGCTCAGTTTCACCTGCTCTTGCTATCAAACAAAAACTTGCTGATATTCTGGTGCTGAGTAAAATACGTGCGCGCACCGGAGGGAAACTGAGATTTTTTATCTCCGGTGGAGCAGCACTCCCGCGGGATTTAGGTGAATTTTTTGAAGCACTCGGAGTTATTATAATTGAAGGATACGGACTTACCGAGTCCTCCCCGGTTATTGCAGCTAACAGATTAGACGGTTATAAATTTGGAACTGTCGGAAAACCCTTTCCGGGTGTTGATGTGAAGATTGCGCATGATGGTGAAATACTTGCCCGCGGCGCAAATATCATGCTGGGTTACTATAAAAACAAAAAGGAAACTGAAGAAACCATTAAAGATGGATGGCTGCATACCGGAGATATCGGAGTCTTTGATGCAGAGGGATATCTGATGATAACCGACCGGAAGAAACACCTTTTTAAGACTTCCGCAGGTAAATATATAGCACCGACTCCGATTGAAAATATGTTCCTTTCCAGCAGATTTATTGACCAGTTTGTCCTGATAGGCGACAGAAGAATGTTCCTCAGCGCTCTGATTGTTCCTGATTTTGAGGCTCTTCGCGAATATGCAGACTCACACAGCATTAACTATAAGGATAATGCTGATCTCATCAAGAACAAGGATATCTATGATATGATGGAGCGGGAACTGATTACTTTCTCCCGAAGGCTTGCGAATTTTGAGCGTGTCAGAAAATTCGCCCTTCTTGAAAAACCGTTCGCTCTTGAAACCGGTGAGATGACACCTTCTCTCAAATTGAAGCGCAAGGTGATTGAAGAGCGTTACCGGCACTTGATCGAAGAGATGTATCTGGAAATGCAGTAAAAAACTCTATAATGCCGTAGAGACGATGCGTGCATCGTCTCTACCCATATATATTACAATCTATTTAAATAGTGTACCAGATCCAGTTCTAATTCTTCCTCCGTAAAAAATGGTTCACCATATTTCCTGCCGATTTTAAAGCCGTAAAACTCTGCCTTTGCCCTGATAAATTCAACAAATTCAGGTGTGCTTATAAAGGTATTCGGCTCAGTACTGTTCGGATCATAGAACTGGGTCGCATAAGCCATCATCGCCTTCTTTTTAATTTCAAAATAATCTGAAATATCAACAATAAATGAAGGCTCAAAGGTGTAGGTCTGCATATAGTAAAAAAGTTTTGCCGGGCGGTAAGCCTCCTGAGGAGTGTCTTTGTCAAAGGTTTTTATTTTGGTCAGCCCTGAGGAAAAAAACGCCTGTTTAACCAGGGCACTTAGTTTAATGTGATCCGGGTGGCGGTCATTTTTATACGGAGCAAAAATCAGTTTGGGACGGTATTTTCTGATGCAGATAAGCAGTTTGCTCAGATTCTCCTTATTGTCCTCAATTTCACCGTCGGGTATGTAAAGATTCTCTCTTGATGCGATTTTTAAGATTACGGCTGCCTGAAAAGCCTCTTTTTGCCTTGTTTCGGGGGTTCCCCTGGTTCCTAATTCCCCTCTGGTGACATCAATTATGCCGACTTTTTTCCCCTCAGCAACTAACCGTGCTATGGTCCCGCCCATCGTCAGTTCGGCATCATCCGGATGGGCGGCAAATACTATTACGTCTAGATTCATTATTGTTCCGGTAAAGTGTTATGAAATCCTCTGGAAAATTAATTATTTTTTATTTTAAGGACTAATCTTTATTTTAGGGCACTTATTTGAACCATTCCTGCCTTCTTTCCAGGAAGCAGTTCTCAATCAATTCATATTAACTAATCTTTCCGGAATCACTTAATGAAGAGTCTTCAGACGTTT of Ignavibacteriales bacterium contains these proteins:
- a CDS encoding DUF5009 domain-containing protein — protein: MAETTDSGRDYSLDALRGFAILTMILSGRVPWGVLPGWMYHVQVPPPAHKFDPSIPGISWVDLVFPFFLFSMGAAFPFALSKKLEKAKSAWNLMSGVLWRGVLLMFFALVIFHIRPHILHKTETTATYILAISLFALLFLIFLRYPSGWSKTIVYTLKSISAVILILFLALFTFSNGEGFSFRKYDIIILVLSNVAVAGSVIWIFTRANLMSKLFIMAVLLGIRLGFNTEGSWIALAGKEWPGYLLFQLTFLKYLFIIIPGMIAGDILYTQSKAKTVPEEKLSAGLVMILIISAFGLILISLIGLYIREVFLTVLLSALVLAGMYALLKNSGEYLTQKYLRLFLWGAAWIMVGLVFEPFEGGIKKDPSTMSYYLLTSGLAIMMLIGFSLLFNHLHLTKYFSLLIDSGKNPMLAYAAGTNLLTPLVMLTGIQPLLIELLPGMWPGVLRGIILTLLLALMVMFFTRKNLFWRT
- the bshB1 gene encoding bacillithiol biosynthesis deacetylase BshB1; the protein is MNLDVIVFAAHPDDAELTMGGTIARLVAEGKKVGIIDVTRGELGTRGTPETRQKEAFQAAVILKIASRENLYIPDGEIEDNKENLSKLLICIRKYRPKLIFAPYKNDRHPDHIKLSALVKQAFFSSGLTKIKTFDKDTPQEAYRPAKLFYYMQTYTFEPSFIVDISDYFEIKKKAMMAYATQFYDPNSTEPNTFISTPEFVEFIRAKAEFYGFKIGRKYGEPFFTEEELELDLVHYLNRL
- a CDS encoding long-chain fatty acid--CoA ligase; this translates as MPILKDFVTIPDIFYYLTEEYGKTTAKPLMYHKSENKWVSISYPEFKESTHQLSAGLSSLGVKRGDKVALIAENGPKWIFSDLAILSLGAVNVPLYPSLTADNIEYILNNSETVGIIVSNKFQLTKVLKIKDKCKHLRFIIVMVDQDAVAGDPMIYSFTNVQKRGEKFLRENPKLIYDAISLCRPDDLCTIIYTSGTTGEPKGVMLTHKNIISNVNAALKCFPIGETDTFLSFLPLCHIFERMAGYYTVFASGSTVYFAQSIESVASDLMEVKPTIMTAVPRLFERIYSKVLKNIQSQPQKKQKIFEWAVETGKSYCEQKRNGSVSPALAIKQKLADILVLSKIRARTGGKLRFFISGGAALPRDLGEFFEALGVIIIEGYGLTESSPVIAANRLDGYKFGTVGKPFPGVDVKIAHDGEILARGANIMLGYYKNKKETEETIKDGWLHTGDIGVFDAEGYLMITDRKKHLFKTSAGKYIAPTPIENMFLSSRFIDQFVLIGDRRMFLSALIVPDFEALREYADSHSINYKDNADLIKNKDIYDMMERELITFSRRLANFERVRKFALLEKPFALETGEMTPSLKLKRKVIEERYRHLIEEMYLEMQ